In Methanothermococcus thermolithotrophicus DSM 2095, one DNA window encodes the following:
- the cca gene encoding CCA tRNA nucleotidyltransferase, which produces MKEDGGDSPYYDMCHRQNLQTRSKTEDIQKYQQIQHILEEVLKDISPDNKEKTELREFSNKVIEELKKILEYPAIDIVQVGSTARDSNLKNDYDIDIFIRFEKNTEKEQLKEIGLELGKKVVEKLNGKHWIEYAEHPYISAEVDKYSLDIVPCYKIDWNEKIISAVDRTPLHNEFLKERLEKRNLCDDVRLLKKFLKGIGIYGSDLKTKGFSGYLCELLIIHYNGFINLLKNAKDWKIGQKIILEDIFKIYNLDEDYKFKKFNDPLIVYDPVDLNRNVAAALSKENLCKFIFYSHQFLENPSKDFFYDYRGKLRDILNDREKGLLITLKINRNKDIVDDVIYPQMDKLQKSINKVLKENDFEFLRYCNYADDDFCYLSWEFLIYELPNVKINEGPPVFDKERVNKFIKKNDKYFIKNCKVCAYTTRKYKNVHSLFNDMINGKLKGFISYPKYVHPENAILQQGIFIDRN; this is translated from the coding sequence TTGAAAGAAGATGGTGGGGATTCTCCATATTATGATATGTGCCACAGACAAAATTTACAGACACGTTCAAAAACCGAAGATATTCAAAAATATCAGCAAATTCAACATATACTTGAAGAAGTTTTAAAAGATATAAGTCCAGATAACAAAGAAAAAACTGAACTAAGAGAGTTTTCAAACAAGGTTATCGAAGAGCTGAAAAAGATATTAGAATATCCTGCAATTGACATAGTGCAGGTAGGTTCAACAGCAAGGGATTCAAATTTAAAAAACGATTACGATATTGATATATTTATAAGATTTGAAAAAAATACCGAAAAAGAACAGCTAAAAGAAATTGGACTAGAGCTCGGAAAAAAAGTAGTGGAAAAATTAAATGGAAAACATTGGATAGAGTATGCTGAACATCCATATATCTCTGCAGAAGTGGATAAATACTCCCTTGACATTGTCCCGTGTTATAAGATTGACTGGAATGAGAAAATAATTTCTGCCGTGGATAGGACACCATTACACAATGAATTTTTAAAGGAAAGGCTTGAGAAAAGAAACCTATGCGATGACGTAAGACTCTTGAAAAAGTTTTTAAAAGGAATTGGAATATATGGTTCTGATTTAAAAACCAAAGGTTTTTCAGGATACCTTTGCGAGCTCCTTATAATTCATTACAATGGATTTATCAACCTCTTAAAGAATGCCAAGGACTGGAAGATAGGGCAGAAGATAATATTGGAAGATATATTTAAAATTTACAACTTGGATGAGGATTATAAATTTAAAAAGTTTAATGATCCCCTCATAGTTTACGATCCTGTGGATCTAAATAGGAACGTAGCAGCAGCATTGAGTAAAGAAAACCTCTGTAAATTTATATTCTATTCACATCAGTTCCTGGAGAACCCATCCAAAGACTTTTTCTACGATTACCGCGGAAAGTTAAGAGATATACTCAATGATAGAGAGAAGGGTCTTTTGATCACATTGAAAATTAATAGAAACAAGGATATAGTTGATGATGTCATATATCCACAAATGGATAAACTTCAAAAAAGTATCAATAAAGTTCTTAAAGAAAACGACTTTGAATTTTTGAGATACTGCAACTATGCAGATGACGATTTCTGTTACTTATCATGGGAATTTTTAATTTATGAACTTCCAAATGTAAAAATCAATGAAGGCCCACCGGTTTTTGATAAAGAAAGAGTGAATAAATTTATAAAAAAGAACGATAAATATTTTATCAAGAACTGCAAGGTGTGTGCCTATACAACCAGAAAATATAAAAATGTCCATAGCTTATTCAATGATATGATTAATGGAAAGTTAAAGGGATTTATTTCATATCCCAAATATGTACATCCGGAAAATGCAATTCTTCAACAGGGTATATTCATAGACCGAAATTAA
- the hisG gene encoding ATP phosphoribosyltransferase: MILFALPNKGRISGPVNEILEKAGLKITVHGRSLFAQTVDDEINVMFARAKDIPEFVADGVADIGVTGYDLILERGVEDRIEHALDFNFGKARLVLAAPENSEINSINDLKDGMKIATEFPNLTRKYLMKKGLNLEIIELSGATEIAPFIGVADLISDLTSTGTTLKLNRLKIIEEIVSSTTRLIANKDSMNDPKKRMKINQIINGIKSVLYAETKRLIMMNAPKEKVNEIKQIIPGMSGPTISEVLSNDNMVAIHVVIDENQVFTTVSKLEELGARDILVLPIERIL; this comes from the coding sequence TTGATTTTATTTGCATTACCCAACAAAGGAAGAATCTCAGGACCAGTAAATGAAATTTTAGAAAAAGCAGGACTAAAAATAACTGTTCACGGAAGAAGCTTATTTGCCCAAACTGTTGACGATGAAATAAATGTAATGTTCGCAAGGGCGAAGGATATCCCAGAATTTGTTGCAGATGGTGTGGCAGATATTGGAGTTACAGGTTATGACTTAATTTTAGAAAGGGGCGTCGAAGACAGAATAGAACATGCACTTGATTTTAACTTTGGAAAAGCCAGGCTGGTACTGGCTGCTCCAGAAAATTCAGAAATCAATTCCATTAATGATCTAAAAGATGGAATGAAAATAGCAACAGAATTCCCTAATTTAACAAGGAAATACTTGATGAAGAAGGGACTTAATTTGGAAATAATCGAATTAAGTGGAGCTACTGAAATTGCTCCATTTATCGGTGTGGCAGACTTAATAAGTGATTTAACATCCACTGGAACCACACTTAAATTAAATAGGCTGAAAATAATCGAAGAAATAGTTTCATCCACAACAAGACTTATAGCAAATAAAGACAGTATGAATGATCCAAAAAAGAGAATGAAAATAAATCAAATAATCAATGGGATAAAGAGCGTTCTTTATGCAGAAACCAAAAGGCTAATTATGATGAATGCCCCAAAAGAAAAGGTAAATGAAATAAAACAGATTATCCCTGGAATGAGTGGTCCAACAATTTCAGAAGTTTTATCTAATGATAATATGGTTGCCATTCATGTAGTAATCGATGAAAATCAGGTATTCACAACAGTATCTAAGTTGGAGGAACTTGGAGCAAGAGATATTTTAGTACTACCCATTGAAAGGATACTTTAA
- a CDS encoding UPF0058 family protein, producing MHKEQLMELHQFFVHVFREMVPEDYKCEYLEIYKELDVMPHHIHKLKTEQRAAIFLLSACIADYLSKIDENIPENLSKRLAENAFKYVNIKPKKAKKSNSHKCTVSVSPKDKRNIRNTV from the coding sequence ATGCACAAAGAACAACTTATGGAATTACATCAATTTTTTGTCCATGTCTTTAGGGAGATGGTGCCTGAAGACTACAAATGTGAATATTTAGAAATATATAAAGAGTTAGATGTAATGCCCCATCACATTCACAAGTTAAAGACCGAACAAAGAGCTGCTATTTTTTTGCTTTCTGCATGTATCGCAGATTATTTATCAAAGATTGACGAAAATATTCCTGAGAATTTATCAAAAAGACTAGCTGAGAATGCATTTAAGTACGTGAATATTAAACCAAAGAAGGCTAAAAAGAGTAATAGCCATAAATGCACAGTCTCAGTTTCACCTAAAGACAAAAGAAATATTAGAAATACTGTGTAA
- the gatB gene encoding Asp-tRNA(Asn)/Glu-tRNA(Gln) amidotransferase subunit GatB encodes MSEDVSMKCGLEIHVQVDTDSKLFCRCPTNYKDVAPNTNICPVCIGHPGAKPMPPNKKAIDTAIMVARMLNCEIVLDKDIYFQRKHYAYPDLPSGYQKTSVPIGVNGNFLGVGITEVHLEEDPGQYKPDLGIVDYNRSGTPLIEIVTEPDMKNPEEAREFLKQLMRLFRYIGRLRGEGTMRADVNISVNYKGIQGNRVEVKNVNSIKGVYKVLKYEFIRQKNVIRRGGEIKRETRAFMESQMITKGMRSKETADDYRYIPDPDLQPIVIDEKWVKEVESEMPETPMNKEKRFVEQYGIKEGDAKVLVSDLELADVFEKVVNELGCDKESINLAVIWIRNELRRVLAYNKIDFFESNLKPEHLIELIELIKNKTISQKIGKKVIEILVDHRGEKTPKQIIEELGLTVITDDSALENACDEAIKNNPKAVEDYLGGNKVALNFLMGQVMKLTRGRAEPKMVVEILKKKLDK; translated from the coding sequence ATGAGTGAAGACGTATCTATGAAGTGCGGTCTTGAAATTCACGTCCAAGTTGATACAGACTCAAAATTATTTTGTAGATGTCCTACCAACTACAAGGATGTTGCCCCAAACACGAACATATGTCCAGTTTGTATTGGACATCCTGGAGCAAAACCAATGCCTCCAAACAAAAAAGCCATAGATACTGCAATAATGGTTGCAAGAATGTTAAACTGTGAGATAGTCCTGGACAAAGATATATACTTCCAAAGGAAGCACTATGCATATCCAGACTTACCAAGCGGATATCAAAAAACTTCAGTGCCCATTGGAGTAAATGGGAACTTTTTAGGTGTTGGAATTACAGAAGTTCACCTTGAAGAAGACCCTGGGCAGTACAAACCAGATTTAGGTATTGTAGATTACAACAGGAGCGGTACACCCCTTATAGAGATTGTTACAGAACCAGATATGAAAAATCCAGAAGAAGCCAGAGAATTCTTGAAACAGCTCATGAGATTGTTTAGATACATCGGCCGTTTAAGAGGAGAAGGTACAATGAGGGCCGATGTAAACATATCTGTCAATTACAAAGGAATTCAAGGGAATAGGGTTGAAGTAAAAAACGTAAACTCCATCAAGGGTGTTTATAAAGTATTAAAATATGAATTTATTAGACAGAAAAACGTCATTAGAAGGGGCGGAGAAATAAAAAGAGAAACAAGGGCATTTATGGAAAGCCAAATGATTACAAAAGGTATGAGAAGCAAGGAAACTGCAGACGATTATAGATATATCCCTGACCCAGACCTTCAGCCTATTGTAATCGATGAAAAGTGGGTAAAAGAAGTTGAATCTGAAATGCCTGAAACCCCAATGAACAAAGAAAAAAGATTCGTTGAGCAGTATGGGATAAAAGAAGGCGATGCAAAGGTTTTAGTTTCTGATTTAGAGTTGGCAGATGTATTTGAAAAAGTAGTTAATGAGTTAGGATGCGATAAGGAAAGTATAAATCTTGCGGTCATTTGGATAAGAAATGAGTTAAGAAGGGTTTTAGCATACAACAAAATAGACTTCTTTGAAAGTAATTTAAAGCCAGAACATTTAATAGAGCTCATCGAACTAATAAAGAACAAAACTATCAGCCAGAAAATAGGTAAAAAAGTCATAGAAATACTCGTAGATCACAGGGGAGAAAAAACTCCAAAACAAATAATTGAAGAACTTGGATTAACTGTAATCACCGATGACAGTGCACTTGAAAATGCCTGTGATGAAGCGATAAAGAACAATCCTAAAGCTGTTGAAGATTACTTAGGTGGAAATAAAGTAGCCTTAAACTTCCTGATGGGGCAAGTTATGAAACTAACTAGGGGAAGAGCTGAACCTAAAATGGTTGTAGAAATTCTTAAAAAGAAACTTGATAAATAA